From a region of the Odocoileus virginianus isolate 20LAN1187 ecotype Illinois chromosome 19, Ovbor_1.2, whole genome shotgun sequence genome:
- the SDHAF4 gene encoding succinate dehydrogenase assembly factor 4, mitochondrial isoform X2, which translates to MATHSSILTWRIPWAEEPGRLHSMNHKRVGHELMTKTTVFTLPGSPLLCNSLRKISSQGGKTEPSKQPLKKPKLPEGRFDAPEDSNLEKEPLTKFPDDINPVTKEKGGPRGPEPTRYGDWERKGRCIDF; encoded by the exons atggcaacccactccagcattcttacctggagaatcccatgggcagaggagcctggcagactgcactCTAtgaatcacaaaagagtcggacatgagttaaTGACTAAAACAACAG TCTTCACTCTGCCAGGATCACCCCTTCTGTGTAATTCTTTGAGGAAAATAAGTTCTCAAGGAGGAAAAACTGAACCTAGCAAACAACCTCTTAAGAAGCCAAAGTTACCAGAAGGTCGTTTTGATGCGCCAGAAGATTCCAATTTAGAGAAGGAACCCCTGACAA AATTTCCAGATGATATTAATCCTGTTACAAAAGAGAAAGGTGGACCCAGAGGCCCAGAACCTACCCGATATGGAGATTGGGAACGAAAAGGACGCTGTATTGATTTTTAA